From one Paenibacillus terrae HPL-003 genomic stretch:
- a CDS encoding TIGR00730 family Rossman fold protein, whose product MNSICVFAGSRPGHSSVYLQEAGRLGEAMARHHVRLIYGGSSKGLMGEVADAMLAGGGQVTGIMPTLLFDAEIIHRGVTEFIEVASMHERKAVMSEKADAFIALPGGLGTFEELFEVLCWAQIGIHRKPIGLLNVNGYFDPLAEMVRHSVQEGFTGANHPALLSISDDPDELLHMLKNKAENLK is encoded by the coding sequence ATGAATTCCATTTGTGTATTTGCCGGGTCCAGACCCGGACATTCATCGGTGTATCTTCAGGAGGCAGGCAGGCTTGGAGAGGCTATGGCCCGACATCATGTCCGTTTGATCTATGGAGGCTCCAGCAAGGGGCTGATGGGCGAGGTAGCGGATGCGATGCTGGCAGGGGGCGGTCAGGTCACCGGGATTATGCCGACCCTGTTATTCGATGCAGAGATTATTCACCGGGGAGTTACCGAATTTATTGAGGTGGCGAGCATGCATGAGCGCAAAGCGGTGATGAGCGAAAAGGCCGACGCATTCATTGCCCTTCCGGGCGGATTGGGAACATTTGAGGAGCTATTCGAGGTGCTGTGTTGGGCGCAAATCGGCATTCATCGCAAGCCTATCGGTTTGCTGAATGTGAACGGATATTTTGACCCATTGGCTGAAATGGTGCGTCATAGTGTGCAGGAGGGGTTTACCGGGGCTAACCATCCCGCCCTACTGAGTATCTCTGACGACCCGGATGAATTGTTGCATATGCTAAAAAATAAGGCGGAAAACTTGAAATAA